A window of the Thermoleophilia bacterium genome harbors these coding sequences:
- a CDS encoding methyltransferase domain-containing protein, which yields MVGVRLGRDGGHATHDVGAMTAGGGNSNDGTLDDVRAYYDRIAPHLRGVEQQNWHLQSRMSCVLRTIDAHGPGTGRRVLDIGCGGGFLLEQLADRGYVGVGIDLSQGSVEIARTRLRDIGADDRLDAQVGSAYAPPEGPFDLVTLTDVLEHLEDPRACLRALREQMAPGALLVISTPNRRSLPGARRWLAEKGVPGIQLKLAPVDNWQTWVDLESHAAACDMVPVSRRGIFFRPGGRIGSQIGRIYRWAAARNAEIRASSTPIGRFGFYIVLGFRPLP from the coding sequence ATGGTCGGCGTTCGCCTCGGCCGCGATGGCGGGCACGCGACCCACGACGTGGGCGCCATGACCGCGGGGGGAGGGAACTCCAACGACGGAACGCTCGACGATGTGCGTGCCTACTACGACCGCATCGCACCGCATCTTCGGGGGGTGGAACAGCAGAACTGGCACCTGCAGAGCCGGATGTCATGCGTGCTCCGCACCATCGACGCGCACGGTCCGGGGACCGGCCGTCGCGTTCTCGACATCGGGTGCGGCGGGGGATTCCTGCTTGAGCAGCTCGCGGATCGCGGGTACGTCGGCGTGGGCATCGACTTGTCGCAGGGGTCGGTGGAGATCGCGCGCACCCGCCTGCGTGACATCGGCGCGGACGACCGACTCGACGCCCAGGTGGGCAGCGCCTACGCACCACCCGAGGGGCCGTTCGACCTCGTCACCCTCACAGACGTGCTGGAGCACCTCGAGGACCCCCGGGCCTGCCTCCGGGCGCTACGCGAGCAGATGGCGCCCGGGGCGCTCCTCGTGATCTCCACGCCCAATCGGCGGAGCCTCCCGGGTGCACGACGCTGGCTGGCGGAGAAGGGCGTGCCTGGCATCCAGCTCAAGCTCGCACCCGTTGACAACTGGCAGACCTGGGTCGATCTCGAGTCGCACGCGGCGGCCTGCGACATGGTCCCCGTCAGCCGACGCGGCATCTTCTTCCGTCCCGGCGGACGAATCGGGTCGCAGATCGGGCGCATCTACCGCTGGGCGGCGGCGCGCAATGCCGAGATACGCGCGTCCTCCACCCCCATCGGACGCTTCGGCTTCTACATCGTCCTGGGCTTCCGCCCACTGCCCTGA